In Chloroflexota bacterium, one DNA window encodes the following:
- the modA gene encoding molybdate ABC transporter substrate-binding protein: MKQIRRIGLIMLSLSLLACGATNTSVPTTPADPTRAANPAPTLSGEINVFAAASLTGAFTEIGNAFQTTHPNTKINFNFAGSDQLATQITQGAPADVFASANSKQMQVAVDAGMIDASMRQPFARNRLIVIYPQANPAQIQSLQDLAKPKLKLVLASASVPVGNYALDFLAKASALPEFGTSYSPTVLLNVVSYENNVKAVLSKVSLGEADAGIVYSTDAASVTDGSIGTLAILDQLNTIATYPIAITQNSANPPLAQAFADFVLTSAGQQILAQYGFITITDPSALSPYQLLIAGNLTTPLTLTAELIKNYEQQQVEFNGQSYRGLGFGQLLIQIQPKGNARTFSLLSSDGSQTVLAIADLTADPRAIIAVEADGSFTSIIPSNQTARELKNIVKITVE, encoded by the coding sequence ATGAAGCAGATTCGCCGAATCGGGTTAATCATGTTGAGCTTAAGTTTGTTGGCTTGTGGGGCCACAAATACCAGCGTACCAACTACTCCCGCTGACCCAACTAGGGCCGCTAACCCTGCGCCAACCCTCAGTGGTGAGATAAATGTATTTGCTGCCGCCTCATTAACTGGCGCATTCACTGAGATTGGTAACGCATTTCAGACAACCCATCCTAATACCAAAATCAATTTCAATTTTGCTGGCTCGGATCAGCTGGCAACTCAGATTACCCAGGGTGCACCTGCTGATGTTTTTGCTTCAGCCAATTCTAAACAGATGCAGGTTGCGGTTGATGCTGGCATGATTGATGCTTCAATGCGTCAACCTTTTGCCCGTAATCGTTTAATCGTGATTTATCCCCAAGCCAACCCGGCCCAAATTCAAAGCCTTCAAGATTTAGCCAAGCCTAAACTGAAATTGGTATTGGCCAGCGCAAGTGTGCCAGTTGGCAATTATGCCCTAGATTTTTTGGCGAAAGCCTCAGCTTTGCCCGAATTTGGTACAAGCTATAGCCCAACTGTCTTGTTGAATGTTGTTTCGTATGAAAATAATGTCAAGGCTGTTTTGAGCAAAGTTTCGTTGGGCGAGGCCGATGCAGGCATTGTCTATAGCACCGATGCTGCTTCGGTTACTGATGGCAGCATTGGCACGTTGGCAATTCTCGATCAGTTGAATACGATCGCCACCTATCCGATTGCAATCACCCAAAATAGTGCCAATCCACCACTTGCCCAAGCCTTTGCTGATTTTGTGTTAACTTCCGCAGGCCAACAGATTTTGGCACAGTATGGCTTCATCACCATCACCGATCCTTCAGCATTATCTCCTTATCAACTATTGATTGCTGGCAATTTGACGACACCACTGACCCTAACCGCCGAACTGATCAAGAACTATGAGCAACAACAAGTTGAATTCAATGGTCAAAGCTATCGTGGTTTGGGCTTTGGTCAATTGTTGATCCAAATTCAACCTAAGGGCAATGCTCGAACATTTAGCTTGCTCAGTAGCGATGGCAGCCAAACGGTGCTAGCAATTGCCGACCTCACTGCCGACCCACGGGCAATTATTGCTGTCGAAGCTGATGGCAGTTTTACCAGTATTATTCCGAGCAACCAGACTGCCAGAGAGCTTAAAAACATCGTCAAAATTACGGTAGAATGA
- a CDS encoding ABC transporter permease has product MGNNRFRRSFWLMLSSLPLLGFLLIPLIALALRVPIEALASTFAKPAVREALSLSLLTTSSSMLITLIFGTPIAILLSRPRFRGQTLLDTLIDLPMILPPSVAGIALLMAFGRRGLLGQYLRLIEIELPFTTAAVVLAQVFVASPFYIKAAAAAFATIDHDLEDAAALDGANSRQIFWFISIPLAWAGVVSGAVMTWARALGEFGATIIFAGNFVGRTQTMPLAIYQGFEQDLNVALILAMLLLVVSFGILGLVKGLLAQRLR; this is encoded by the coding sequence ATGGGAAACAATCGTTTTCGTCGCTCGTTTTGGTTGATGCTGAGTAGTTTGCCATTGCTTGGTTTTCTACTGATCCCCTTAATTGCGTTAGCGTTGCGGGTTCCAATTGAGGCATTGGCTAGTACGTTTGCTAAACCAGCCGTGCGCGAAGCCCTCAGCCTGAGCCTGCTTACCACCAGCAGTAGCATGCTGATCACGCTCATTTTCGGGACACCGATCGCAATCCTGCTTTCTCGACCGCGCTTTCGTGGCCAAACCCTGCTTGATACCTTGATTGATCTACCGATGATTTTGCCGCCCTCGGTTGCCGGGATTGCCCTGTTGATGGCGTTTGGGCGGCGCGGTTTGCTCGGCCAATATCTCCGCCTGATCGAGATCGAGTTACCATTTACCACGGCGGCGGTGGTTTTAGCCCAAGTTTTCGTGGCCTCACCCTTTTATATTAAAGCCGCCGCCGCAGCTTTTGCCACGATCGATCACGATTTAGAGGATGCAGCGGCGCTTGATGGGGCGAATTCGCGCCAAATCTTTTGGTTTATCAGCATTCCGCTGGCTTGGGCAGGCGTGGTGAGCGGTGCAGTTATGACTTGGGCACGCGCTTTGGGTGAATTTGGGGCCACGATCATTTTTGCTGGCAATTTCGTGGGTCGCACCCAAACCATGCCTTTGGCTATTTACCAAGGCTTTGAGCAAGATTTAAATGTGGCATTAATTTTGGCTATGCTGCTACTGGTAGTTTCCTTTGGCATTTTAGGTTTGGTTAAAGGGCTATTGGCGCAACGTTTACGCTAA
- a CDS encoding alpha/beta fold hydrolase, whose translation MQIQRVCYFLGLLGVSLSLFSCSRANRQAAAVSPNLTSQAAEPESLGLPKGTLHEAELLVADETRSFIYYLPAKLDPAGAPLVFMLHGGGGLGNSAMTLTTQERWNTLADQHGFIVAYPDGMNRRWNDCRSDWDNPSTSDDVQFISKLIDHFAQRYAIDQTRVYATGHSNGSMMSLRLALELPDRIAAVVGSAGYMAQNSQCKVLGTPAPLMLLAGTADPIMPYAGGLIDIPGDSQQGQVLSAEATIQMWLDMLSLTNSPSISHLPDVNPDDHSTVTISSYQDNLVSFYRIDGGGHSWPSLDQPSRLKERQNPHNRDFYAADAAWEFMQQHRLGE comes from the coding sequence TTAGTTGCAGCCGAGCCAATCGCCAAGCTGCCGCCGTTTCCCCGAACCTAACCAGCCAAGCTGCTGAGCCAGAGAGCCTTGGCCTGCCCAAAGGCACACTACACGAAGCCGAATTGCTGGTCGCTGACGAAACCCGCAGCTTTATCTATTATCTGCCAGCAAAGCTTGACCCAGCCGGAGCGCCATTGGTTTTTATGTTGCATGGCGGCGGTGGGCTTGGCAATTCGGCCATGACATTAACCACCCAAGAACGTTGGAATACCCTCGCCGACCAACATGGCTTTATTGTGGCCTATCCTGATGGCATGAATCGACGCTGGAACGATTGTCGCAGCGATTGGGATAATCCTTCAACCAGCGATGATGTGCAATTTATCAGCAAGTTGATTGACCATTTTGCTCAACGCTATGCAATCGATCAGACGCGGGTTTATGCTACAGGCCACTCCAATGGCTCGATGATGTCGCTACGACTAGCGCTCGAATTGCCTGATCGGATTGCGGCGGTGGTTGGTAGCGCGGGGTATATGGCCCAAAATAGCCAGTGTAAAGTGTTGGGCACGCCTGCCCCGTTGATGCTGTTGGCGGGCACTGCCGACCCAATTATGCCCTATGCTGGTGGGTTAATTGATATTCCAGGCGATAGCCAGCAAGGCCAAGTGCTTTCCGCCGAGGCGACTATCCAAATGTGGCTCGATATGTTGAGCCTTACCAACTCGCCCAGCATTAGCCATTTGCCTGATGTTAACCCTGATGATCATAGCACGGTGACGATCAGTAGCTACCAAGATAACCTTGTTAGCTTCTATCGGATTGATGGTGGCGGGCATAGTTGGCCCAGCCTCGACCAGCCATCACGCTTGAAAGAACGCCAAAACCCGCATAACCGCGATTTTTATGCTGCCGACGCAGCTTGGGAATTTATGCAGCAACATCGGCTTGGTGAATAG